Within the Polaribacter pectinis genome, the region ATTATAGCCAAATCCAGAAATACCAGAAGACCAATTTGCATCATCAAAATTTGAGTTTTTCCAATTAGAGTCAGGTTCAGATGTAGGAATTAGGTAGTTAAATGTATCTCCTTGATTTATAAGTGTTCTAGGAAACTTAATTTCAGTACGATTTTTAGATGAAGCCCATAAAAATAAATACTCATTTGGTGCTAATGTAATGTCTGGTAAAGTCCATTGTGTAAGGTCGTTTGCATCATCTGTTAAAGACCAAGCATTCATTGAAACCTCTTGGTTGCCATAATTATGAATTTCAAACCAATCAGAATAATCTCCATCTTCATCTGCATGCACAGTATTAGAAGAAACTACTTCATTTATTCTTATGGTTTGTGCTATAAAATGAGCGCTATTACCTATAAAAAACGTACATAAAAACAACAGTATACTATTTCTAATTTTATTATTTTTATGCATATATCTTTTGTTTAAAGTCTATAAAAATTTTTATAGAAGGTTTCTTTTTAATTTCTACAAACTTAAATGTTTTAAGCTGTATTATGGCATAATGCGTCTATACATGAACCATACAAAACCCTGTTTTTTCTCTTTTTATAACAAAAAGCAGGTTCTATAAACCTCATCAGAAAAGTTTAAAAGGTGTATTGTTTAAAAAGTAAATAGGAGCGTAGGAACATGCATAGAATACTTATTAAACCTTTCATTAAGATCTTCTATTGTATTCTGATTTTGTAGTATATTGCTTCCTCTTAAAAAAGAAAAACAGACATCGATTTTATCCTATATTATCAAATGAAATTACGCCTTAAAAATACACTATCGCTTTATATTTTATTATTTATTAGCAGTTATACAATTGCCCAAGACAATCTTATTAAGATTACTGGTACCTTAATTGAAGATACAACTTCACAACCGATTCCTTATGCAACTGTGGTAATAAACGATACAAGTTCTCATAAAATTATTGCAGGTACAACTTCAGATGAATCTGGAAAGTTTAGCATGGCTACTTCTAAAACCAATTTTTATATAGAGATAAGTTTTATGGGCTTTGAAACTAAAACCATAAAGGAGTTTAAGACGATAAACGGAAAGATAGATTTAGGAAAAATTATTCTTATTACAGACAGTCAGTCTTTAGATGAGGTGGTTGTTACTGGAGAAATTTCTAAAACCACTTTTAAATTAGACAAACGCGTTTTTAATGTGGGTGCAGATATTAGTAGTACAGGAGCAAGTGCTTTAGAAGTGCTAAATAATGTGCCTTCTGTAAATGTAAGTATGGAAGGCGAAATAAGTCTTAGAGGGAGTTCTGGTGTACAAATATTAATCAATGGCAAGCCATCGGTTTTGGCAGATGAATCTAGCAATGCGCTTGGTACCATTACTGCAGATATGATAGAGAGTATTGAGATTATTACAAATCCGTCTGCAAAATACGAAGCTTCGGGAACTGCTGGTATTTTAAACATTATTTTAAAGAAAGAAGAAAAAAAAGGGTGGAATGGTTCCGTTTCTGTAAATACGGGTACTCCAGACAATCATAGTATAGGGTTAAGCCTAAACAGAAGAACAGAAAACTTCAATTTATTTGCACAATTAGGAGCTGGATATAGATCGTTACCAAAAGATGCTGAAGCTATTAATAGAAACTTAACCAATAACGAGGTTATTTTTAGTGAGGGTACAGAATATAGAAATGAAACCTTTTACAACATAACATTAGGTACAGATTACCATATTAACGATTTAAACGTACTAACGTTATCGGGTAATTTTGCCTATGAAATTGAAAAGCAACCTTCTAAAACCAATTTCAACTATTTTGATGCTAACAATAGCCTAATTTCTAGTTGGGAAAGAAATGAAATTACAGACGCTACCAACCCTAAGTATAGCTACGAACTGAATTATAAGAAGCAATTTAAAGACCATGAAGATCATACTTTATTGTTAAGCGTTTTAGGACGTTTTTTCGGAAAAGACTTGTCATCTCATTTTACAAACACCACCATTGCTGGTGCTGATAGCGATAGCGATCAAAAAACAGCCACAGATTTTATACAAGCAGACTACACGTACAAAGTAGATTATACAAACCCAATTTCTGATACCTATACCTTAGAAACGGGTGCACAATATGTAATTAATGATGTAGGAAATGATTATGAAGTGAGCGAGTTAACCAATAACGGCTATGAAGTAAATAACGATTTAACCAACAATTTCGAATACAATCAAAAGGTTTTTGGTGCCTATGCAACTGGGGCTTTTGAAAAAGAAAAATGGGGCATAAAAGTAGGGGTAAGGGTAGAGCAAACCAATTTAAAAACGCTTTTAACAAACACCAATGAATCTAACGAACAGAATTTTACCAACTTCTTTCCAACCTTGCACACATCCTACAAAGTAGGAGAGAACTTTTCTTTGCAAGCCGGCTATTCTAAACGTATTTTTAGACCAAGATTATGGGATTTGAATCCGTTTTTTAATATTAGAAACAACTTTAACATACGTGTTGGTAACCCCAATTTACAACCAGAATTTACGGATTCTTACGAGCTGACAAGCATTTATAAAATAGGCAAAGCTACTTTAAGTTCTAGTCTGTATCATAAATTTACAACAGATATGGTAGAGCGTGTTTTTACGTATGTAAATAATGTAACCATAACTACACCACAAAATATTGGTACCAATTCGGCAATTGGTTTTGAAACTAATGGAAAATACAGAGCTAGTAACTGGCTGACAATTACAGGAGATTTCAACTTGAATTATTTTGATAGAGTGGGTACTTTTGAAACACAAGTTTTTGATTTTTCTGGAAACCAATGGTCGTCTAGATTGGGTTCTAAAATAGGACTTCCTGCAGATATTGATGTAGAACTAACAGGAAATTACCAATCTGGTTTTAAAACTGTACAAGGAACCACTACCGGTTATGCTTTTCTAGATCTTGGGGTGCGTAAAAAAATATTTAAAGGAAAAGCCATTGTAAATTTAGGGGTTAGAGATTTGTTTGCTTCAAGAATTTCAGAGCAATTTGTAACCCAAGCTACTTTTGAAACTTATAGTTTTGGACAACGTGGACGCTTTATTACATTGGGTATTAGCTACGGATTTGGTAAGGGAGAAGCCATGACGTATTCTGGGGGTAGGAGAAGGTAGGAATCATTGCGAGGTAAAAAGCAATCTGCTTGTTGAGTTTTCTATGTTTTATTAAAACTTGTTTTTGCGCTTTTACTCAACTGTTCTTACTCTTTTTTTTTCTTATTTTCTTTTCCATTGATGAAAAGAAATCGACTTTTTAGAGATTCATGAACACTTTAAAATATAAACGCGTGAGCTAACCAAAAATCTAGACTTGCTATAATTTTATTGAATTCTACAAGAATCTACACTATCGTGTCCAGACCGCTAAAGCTCTTTGGACACTTGCCGTTTCGTTTCTTTTGAATTGCTACTAAAATTATAGTAGGTCGGTTTGGAGTTTTTTATTGAACTTTACCTCGTAATGACATTCATGCGCTCGTAATAACGACAAATCAAATTAACACTCGTCGTTGCGAGGCATGAAGCAATCTGTTTGTTGAGTTTTCTATGTTTTATTAAAACTTGTTTTTGCGCTTTTACTCAACTGTTCTTACTCTTTTTTTTTTCTTATTTTCTTTTCCATTGATGAAAAGAAACAAAAATCTAGACTTGCTATAATTTTATTGAATTCTACATGAACCCACACTATCGTGTCCAGACCGCTAAAGCTCTTTGGACACTTGCCGTTTCGTTTCTTTTGAATTGCTACTAAAATTATAGTAGGTCGGTTTGGAGTTTTTTTATTGAACTTTACCTCGTAATGACATTCATGCGCTCGTCATAACGACAAATCAAATTAACACTCGTCATTGCGAGGCTTTAGCCTGTTGTGAGAAACGAAGCAAAAGCAAGCTGTTTGTTGGGTTTTCTATGTTTTATTAAAACTTGTTTTTGTGCTCTTACTCATGTGTTTTTACTCTTTTTTTCTTTTTCTTATTTTCTTTTCCATTGATGAAAAGAAACAAAAATCTAGACTTGCTATAATTTTATTGAATTCTACAAGAACCTACACTATCGTGTCCAGACCGCTAAAGCTCTTTGGACACTTGCCGTTTCGTTTCTTTTGAATTGCTACTAAAATTATAGTAGGTCGGTTTGGAGTTTTTTATTGAACTTTACCTCGTAATGACATTCATGCGCTCGTAATAACGACAAATCAAATTAACACTCGTCATTGCGAGGCTTTAGCCTGTTGCGAGAAACGAAGCAAAAGCAATCTGTTTGTTGGTTTTTCTACATTTTATTTAAACTTGTTTACACACTCATGCGCTCTTACTCAAGTGTTCTTACTCTTTTTTTTCTTATTTTCTTTTCCATTGATGAAAAGAAACAAAAATCTAGACTTGCTATAATTTTATTGAATTCTACAAGAATCTACACTATCGTGTCCAGACCGCTAAAGCTCTTTGGACACTTGCCGTTTCGTTTCTTTTGAATTACTACTAAAATTATAGTAGGTCGGTTTGGAGTTTTTTTATTGAACTTTCCCCTGCAATCACTTACTCTGCACTTGTCATTGCGAGGCTTTAGCCTGTTGCTAGGAATGAAGTAAAAGCAATCTGCTAGTCGTTTTTCTAAACGCTATTAAAACCCTCTTTTCTTCCTTAAGTATCTAAATAATATAACCCCGTATTTATACCTGAATTGCACTACTTTTTTACATCTGAAAAACAATACTTTATAAAAAATAATTATATTTAGGGTTAATATACTCTATGTCAACCGAGTATGTTGTTAAGAAAAAGCGATTATGAAAAATGAAAAAAAGAATCAACCAGCATTACAAAACACGCATTTAGATTTTGATGCCCAGTTATTAAAAAAAGAAGAATGGCTTACAACAGAAGAAGTCATGAAACATTTAAACGTGAGCCGCAGTACCTTATACCGATTACGCAAAAAACACAACATCCCCAATTTTAAATTAGGTCGAATTCCTATCTATCCTAGACACTTATTAAACAAGGTGTTTATGCATAAGGCACTTAGCAATATTAGTAAGTCGGAATCTAACAACTTACCGTTTACTGTTATTTTTAACAAACATCGAGACAAATAAGCACTAAAAAAAACGTGATCACAGCTAACATTTGTATTGTTATCTGCCAACACGTTCAAAACAAACTTATTTTAGTTTTACGTTTTTAAACCACCTTCTTTTACAGTACGGTGGCAGCACCCATGTAGGTACTTATCGCTGCAAAATTGGTTCCTGGTTTGCTAAAAGAAGCCCAAACTTCCACCTCAAAACTTGCCATAAAATTAGGCAGTGTTACACTTGCCGTGGTGGCATCTCTAGTGGCTGCTGCCATATTGGTGTAAAACAAGTTTAAGTCGGGTGCATAGACCACCACCATTAATTTGTCTGTTGCTGTGGCTTTTCCTTGGCCGCTATTGTCTTGCCAACTAAAGTTTAGTACTTGTCCAGCAGCTGCTGCCACCGTACCACCATCAATACCTCTTAAATCGCCTTTGCTAATTAATACTTTGGCATAATCCATTACCATGCCTTGTGGGGTACTAACCACTGCGTTTTTCAAATGGTAAGAAGTTGCCAAGTTAGAACGTGATTTATCGCCTTGTGGAGACCCAAAATAGTTGCTTAACACGTCTACAATAGGACTTAAAAACCCAATAACGACCTTAAATTTTTGTCGTTGTTCTTCCTGTTTTTCTGTAGCCGTATAATTACCACGCTGTGGTAAACTACGCATTACGTTTTTCCCTCTCCATCGAGAGCCTACTACGTTTCCTACCTTGCCAGAAAATCCGCCAAGAATACCTTTTTCAAATGTTGCCATAATTTTATTTTTTATGATTAATAGACCCCAAACATAGGAGCTAAAAACCATAAAACCAAACAGTTGACACGTACTGACACGTATTGACACGTATTGACACAAAGTGAACGGTTCTGACACATGCTGACCTGTTCTGACACATACTGACCTCTTGTGACACATGCTGACCTCTTCTGACACACCCTGACACATGCTGACCCACAAATCCAATTTTTATAGGGTTTTGTTCGGGTTTGGTTCGGGGTTTGTTCGGGTGCGGGTAGGGGCTTTTTTTAAAAAATGGACTTTTTTGGGAGGAATCCCGAAGGAGAGTGGTGGGAAGGGTGATGATGGTCAATGGGACCAAAACAAATTAAAAAGAGTACAACGTATCCTACAAATACATTTGTTTGTAAATTTTCTTTAATATTCTCTAAAAGATACTTACATTTAATTCTTAAAAAAAATTGTAACCAACCTTTATGGCAAAAACTAAAAACACCTTTGAGCAAGACTTGTTCAAAGCAGCAGATAAATTGCGTAAAAATATAGACGCAGCAGAGTACAAACACGTAGTACTTGGGCTTATCTTTTTAAAATACATATCCGAATCTTTTGATGAATTATATCAAAAATTAGTAAAAGATGAATATTCAGATGCAGAAGATAGAGACGAATATATTGCAGAAAACACCTTTTTTGTACCCAAATTAGCACGTTGGTCTCACATACATGCACAATCAAAGTTGCCTATTATTGGTCAAACTATAGACGAAGCCATGGAAGCGGTAGAAAAAGAAAATAAAGAATTAAAAAATGTTTTACCTCAAGTGTATGGTAAAGCAAATCTAGACAAAACCGCTTTAGGCGAACTCATCGATTTAATATCGAATACCGAGTTACAAGCCGAAAATGAAAACTCAAAAGACTTGTTTGGTCGTGTGTACGAGTACTTTTTAGGAGAATTTGCTAATGCAGAAGGTAAAAAAGGAGGACAATTCTACACACCAAAAGCCATTGTAAAGCTAATGGTAGAAATGATAGAACCTTACAAAGGGCGTATTTACGATCCTGCTTCGGGTTCTGGTGGTATGTTTATCATGTCTGAGAAATTTGTAACCGCACACTCTGGTAACATAAAAGATATTACGGTTTACGGACAAGAAAGTAACCAAACCACTTGGAAACTCTCTAGAATGAACCTTGCCATACGTAACATTAATAGCAAGTTTGTAGCTTGGAATACAGAGGGCTCGTTTTTAAAAGATGCACACCCCGATTTAAAAGCAGATTTTGTAATAGCCAATCCACCATTTAACCAAAAAGAATGGGGAATAGACATCTTACAAGACGATGCACGTTGGCAATATGGCACACCACCAAATGGAAATGCCAATTTTGGGTGGATGCAACACATGCTCTACCATTTATCACCAAGAGGGGTTATGGCAACCGTTTTAGCCAATGGCTCTTTAAGTTCTAACACTTCTGGCGAAGGAGACATACGTAAAAACCTAGTAGAAGCTGGCTTGGTAGAGTGTATTGTAGCCTTACCAAAACAACTATTTTACAACACAGGTATTCCTGCTTGTATTTGGTTTTTACGTAGAGGAAGA harbors:
- a CDS encoding outer membrane beta-barrel family protein, with the protein product MKLRLKNTLSLYILLFISSYTIAQDNLIKITGTLIEDTTSQPIPYATVVINDTSSHKIIAGTTSDESGKFSMATSKTNFYIEISFMGFETKTIKEFKTINGKIDLGKIILITDSQSLDEVVVTGEISKTTFKLDKRVFNVGADISSTGASALEVLNNVPSVNVSMEGEISLRGSSGVQILINGKPSVLADESSNALGTITADMIESIEIITNPSAKYEASGTAGILNIILKKEEKKGWNGSVSVNTGTPDNHSIGLSLNRRTENFNLFAQLGAGYRSLPKDAEAINRNLTNNEVIFSEGTEYRNETFYNITLGTDYHINDLNVLTLSGNFAYEIEKQPSKTNFNYFDANNSLISSWERNEITDATNPKYSYELNYKKQFKDHEDHTLLLSVLGRFFGKDLSSHFTNTTIAGADSDSDQKTATDFIQADYTYKVDYTNPISDTYTLETGAQYVINDVGNDYEVSELTNNGYEVNNDLTNNFEYNQKVFGAYATGAFEKEKWGIKVGVRVEQTNLKTLLTNTNESNEQNFTNFFPTLHTSYKVGENFSLQAGYSKRIFRPRLWDLNPFFNIRNNFNIRVGNPNLQPEFTDSYELTSIYKIGKATLSSSLYHKFTTDMVERVFTYVNNVTITTPQNIGTNSAIGFETNGKYRASNWLTITGDFNLNYFDRVGTFETQVFDFSGNQWSSRLGSKIGLPADIDVELTGNYQSGFKTVQGTTTGYAFLDLGVRKKIFKGKAIVNLGVRDLFASRISEQFVTQATFETYSFGQRGRFITLGISYGFGKGEAMTYSGGRRR
- a CDS encoding helix-turn-helix domain-containing protein — protein: MKNEKKNQPALQNTHLDFDAQLLKKEEWLTTEEVMKHLNVSRSTLYRLRKKHNIPNFKLGRIPIYPRHLLNKVFMHKALSNISKSESNNLPFTVIFNKHRDK
- a CDS encoding DUF6266 family protein, which encodes MATFEKGILGGFSGKVGNVVGSRWRGKNVMRSLPQRGNYTATEKQEEQRQKFKVVIGFLSPIVDVLSNYFGSPQGDKSRSNLATSYHLKNAVVSTPQGMVMDYAKVLISKGDLRGIDGGTVAAAAGQVLNFSWQDNSGQGKATATDKLMVVVYAPDLNLFYTNMAAATRDATTASVTLPNFMASFEVEVWASFSKPGTNFAAISTYMGAATVL
- a CDS encoding type I restriction-modification system subunit M, with product MAKTKNTFEQDLFKAADKLRKNIDAAEYKHVVLGLIFLKYISESFDELYQKLVKDEYSDAEDRDEYIAENTFFVPKLARWSHIHAQSKLPIIGQTIDEAMEAVEKENKELKNVLPQVYGKANLDKTALGELIDLISNTELQAENENSKDLFGRVYEYFLGEFANAEGKKGGQFYTPKAIVKLMVEMIEPYKGRIYDPASGSGGMFIMSEKFVTAHSGNIKDITVYGQESNQTTWKLSRMNLAIRNINSKFVAWNTEGSFLKDAHPDLKADFVIANPPFNQKEWGIDILQDDARWQYGTPPNGNANFGWMQHMLYHLSPRGVMATVLANGSLSSNTSGEGDIRKNLVEAGLVECIVALPKQLFYNTGIPACIWFLRRGRTNTNEVLFIDASEMGYLKDRVHRDFSDSDNDTKKGNYHDNGLGDIQKITQTYHNWKTVIANDPSLRGTKQSQNETAYNDIKGYCKSATLEDIRKHNHVLTPGRYVGIPDEEDDGIPFETKMADLTTTLQQQMQEEEALNQEIKTQLANIGFKL